One stretch of Pseudoalteromonas shioyasakiensis DNA includes these proteins:
- a CDS encoding MFS transporter, translating to MTKTLSISEYFSYFKDKRLINIFIFGISSGFPWVLIGSVMSAWLKDEGLSRSMIGLFGIVFGAYSINFLWSPLVDRIKLPFLYNWLGQRRSWILLCQSVIFIGTFSLAGLDIKTNLWFAAALCFVIAIASATQDIAIDAFRIDTLAENESHKTTAAAAMATSGWWSGYALLGALPFYMADIPSIDWPQVYFFLSGVMLLLMSSVLWAKEPESNREAVQAELEQTYQQKLAGSTQTRFAKIVAWLAVTVFDPFRTFFARNGVKTALALLAFIFLFKIGEAFLGRMSIVFYKEVGFSNSDIATFSKVGTAVLTIAFTFLGSLFNQRYGIVKGLFISGIAMAASNLAFAWIAIAGPKLSLYAFAIIVDGFTQAWSLVAMVAFISMLCDRAFSATHYALLASLGNLGRTLLSSYSGVVIDDWLAGNWAMFFVLTALMVIPSLVFLFLIRHKLYALENNYHQSN from the coding sequence ATGACAAAAACCCTTTCTATTTCAGAGTATTTCTCGTACTTCAAAGACAAACGTTTAATAAATATTTTTATTTTTGGTATTAGTAGCGGCTTTCCTTGGGTATTGATTGGCTCTGTCATGTCGGCTTGGTTAAAAGATGAAGGCCTGAGCCGTAGCATGATTGGTTTATTCGGCATCGTGTTTGGTGCGTATAGCATTAACTTTTTATGGTCACCGCTCGTTGACCGTATAAAGTTACCTTTTTTATATAATTGGCTAGGCCAGCGACGCAGCTGGATTTTACTCTGTCAGTCGGTCATTTTTATTGGTACCTTTTCGCTTGCAGGGCTCGATATCAAAACCAACCTCTGGTTCGCAGCCGCATTGTGTTTTGTTATTGCGATTGCCTCAGCGACTCAAGATATTGCTATTGATGCGTTTCGTATCGATACTTTGGCCGAAAATGAGAGCCATAAAACCACCGCAGCTGCAGCAATGGCCACTTCAGGATGGTGGAGCGGCTATGCCTTATTAGGCGCCCTGCCATTTTATATGGCTGACATTCCTTCGATTGATTGGCCGCAAGTCTATTTTTTCTTGTCTGGAGTTATGTTGCTATTGATGAGCAGCGTATTGTGGGCAAAAGAGCCAGAATCAAATCGCGAAGCAGTTCAAGCTGAGCTTGAACAAACATATCAACAAAAGCTTGCTGGCAGTACACAAACTCGCTTTGCTAAAATCGTTGCCTGGCTTGCTGTAACCGTTTTTGATCCGTTTAGAACCTTCTTCGCCCGTAATGGCGTAAAAACAGCATTGGCATTATTGGCCTTTATCTTCTTATTTAAAATCGGTGAAGCCTTTTTGGGTCGAATGTCTATCGTGTTTTATAAAGAAGTGGGCTTTTCAAATAGCGATATTGCAACCTTCTCTAAAGTTGGCACTGCTGTTCTCACCATCGCCTTTACCTTTTTAGGTAGCTTATTCAATCAACGCTATGGCATTGTTAAAGGCTTATTTATTAGTGGTATTGCGATGGCAGCCTCAAATCTTGCCTTTGCTTGGATTGCAATTGCTGGTCCTAAACTAAGCCTATACGCGTTTGCTATTATCGTTGATGGTTTTACCCAAGCTTGGTCTCTGGTTGCCATGGTGGCATTCATATCTATGCTTTGCGACAGAGCTTTTAGTGCCACTCACTATGCGTTACTTGCTTCATTAGGTAATTTAGGAAGAACCTTGCTTTCAAGCTATAGCGGCGTGGTTATTGACGACTGGTTAGCGGGTAATTGGGCGATGTTCTTTGTACTAACAGCACTAATGGTGATCCCATCACTCGTATTTTTATTCTTAATTCGCCATAAGCTTTATGCGTTAGAAAACAACTATCATCAGAGTAATTAA
- a CDS encoding NADH:ubiquinone reductase (Na(+)-transporting) subunit D — translation MADTKEMKSVLFGPVFANNPIALQVLGICSALAVTSSLKNALIMSIALTLVTAFSSLFISSIRNHIPSSVRIIVQMTIIASLVIVVDQVLQAFSYATAKELSVFVGLIITNCIVMGRAEAYAMKSPPLMSFLDGIGNGLGYSVVLLTVGFIRELFGKGSLFGVDIIPLVQNGGWYQPMGLLILPPSAFFIIGLFIWVLRTFKKDQVEAKA, via the coding sequence ATGGCTGATACTAAAGAAATGAAGTCGGTCCTATTTGGCCCGGTATTCGCAAATAACCCGATCGCATTACAAGTACTAGGTATTTGTTCTGCGCTAGCGGTAACATCAAGCTTAAAAAATGCACTAATCATGTCAATCGCATTGACACTAGTAACAGCGTTTTCTAGCTTGTTTATTTCGTCAATTCGTAATCACATCCCATCATCTGTACGTATCATCGTGCAAATGACGATCATCGCATCACTTGTAATCGTTGTTGACCAAGTACTGCAAGCGTTCTCTTATGCAACAGCTAAAGAGCTTTCAGTATTCGTTGGTCTAATCATTACAAACTGTATCGTAATGGGTCGTGCTGAAGCATACGCAATGAAGTCACCACCGTTAATGTCTTTCCTAGACGGTATCGGTAACGGTTTAGGCTACTCAGTAGTACTATTAACTGTTGGTTTCATCCGTGAGTTATTCGGTAAAGGTTCACTATTCGGTGTTGATATTATTCCACTTGTACAAAATGGTGGCTGGTATCAACCAATGGGTCTATTGATTTTACCACCGAGTGCATTCTTCATTATTGGTTTATTCATCTGGGTACTTCGTACCTTTAAGAAAGACCAAGTAGAAGCAAAAGCGTAA
- a CDS encoding peptidylprolyl isomerase, translating into MKRIFLLSFVLLFAHSSFAATEGKFIQKDNMFPRVEIVTTLGSIVVEMDRSRAPITVNNFLTYVADGSYQGSVFHRVERDEDNERDFVIQGGGYDKDYDGLHENDPIFNESGNGLKNDMYSIAMAYQDRKPHSGTRQFFFNMDDNDHLNPGRDWGFAVFGMVMDGYDTLDKIMRVETAFNEKIGYSFVPKTPVVILNVKVLDANQ; encoded by the coding sequence ATGAAGCGTATTTTTTTACTTAGTTTTGTATTGTTGTTTGCTCACAGTTCATTCGCAGCGACTGAGGGTAAATTTATTCAAAAAGACAACATGTTTCCACGCGTTGAAATTGTCACCACGCTTGGCAGTATTGTGGTCGAAATGGATCGCTCAAGAGCGCCAATTACAGTAAATAATTTTTTAACTTACGTTGCGGATGGCAGTTATCAGGGGAGTGTATTTCACCGTGTTGAGCGTGATGAAGACAACGAACGTGATTTTGTTATTCAAGGCGGTGGTTACGATAAAGATTACGATGGTCTGCACGAAAACGACCCTATTTTTAATGAAAGCGGCAACGGTTTAAAAAATGATATGTATAGTATCGCTATGGCATACCAAGACCGAAAACCACACTCAGGTACGCGTCAGTTTTTCTTCAACATGGACGATAACGATCACCTTAACCCAGGCCGTGATTGGGGTTTTGCTGTATTTGGTATGGTAATGGATGGCTATGACACATTAGATAAAATCATGCGTGTCGAAACTGCATTCAACGAAAAAATTGGTTACAGCTTTGTACCAAAAACACCGGTTGTTATCTTAAACGTAAAAGTGCTAGACGCTAATCAATAA
- a CDS encoding BolA/IbaG family iron-sulfur metabolism protein translates to MSMQQQIEEKLAAGIECKHLNVVNESHMHSRGTESHFKVVVVSEEFAGKRLLARHRQINELLKDELANHIHALAIHTFTPEEFSEQHGQAPESPKCLGGSKFD, encoded by the coding sequence ATGTCAATGCAACAACAAATTGAGGAAAAGCTCGCGGCAGGTATCGAATGTAAACACCTAAATGTTGTCAACGAAAGTCATATGCATAGCCGTGGAACCGAATCGCACTTTAAAGTGGTTGTTGTGAGTGAAGAGTTTGCTGGTAAACGTTTGCTTGCCCGTCATCGTCAAATAAATGAGCTATTAAAAGATGAATTAGCAAACCATATTCATGCATTAGCAATTCACACTTTTACTCCAGAAGAGTTCAGTGAACAACATGGACAGGCACCTGAGTCACCGAAATGCTTAGGTGGCTCAAAGTTCGATTAA
- a CDS encoding helix-turn-helix transcriptional regulator, protein MMGKTVSSEENSKLTKWLKTKRHEKGHTMRSLAQVLGTPHSFIGKIENQERRLDVIEFMRYCDALEVDPYEGLNLLKDA, encoded by the coding sequence ATGATGGGTAAAACTGTTTCTTCTGAAGAAAACTCGAAATTAACGAAATGGCTTAAAACTAAACGTCACGAAAAAGGTCACACAATGCGTAGCCTTGCTCAGGTTTTAGGTACACCACATTCTTTCATTGGTAAAATTGAAAACCAAGAACGTCGTTTAGATGTTATTGAATTCATGCGTTATTGTGATGCTCTAGAAGTTGACCCATATGAAGGTCTTAACTTGCTAAAAGACGCTTAA
- a CDS encoding NADH:ubiquinone reductase (Na(+)-transporting) subunit B translates to MGLKKFLEDIEPHFEPGGKHEKWYALYEAAATIFYTPGYVNKGKTHVRDNIDLKRMMILVWMATFPAMFFGMFNIGHQAAGALAQGFELANTWQVGLFQLFGGELTADSGWGAKMFYGACFFLPIYAVTFAVGGFWEVLFASVRKHEVNEGFFVTSVLFALILPATIPLWQVALGITFGVVIAKEIFGGTGRNFLNPALAGRAFLFFAYPAQISGDTVWTAVDSFSGATMLGQAVVGSLDYSNMELWWNAFYGFIQGSVGETSTLALLIGGLFLIYVRIASWRIVLGVFLGMVATAFLLNTVGSETNAVFAMPWHWHLVLGGFAFGMFFMATDPVSASFTDKGKFAYGALIGFMVVMIRVVNPAFPEGMMLAILFANLFAPLFDHFVVQANIKRRLARNV, encoded by the coding sequence ATGGGTTTAAAGAAATTTCTAGAAGATATTGAGCCGCATTTTGAACCGGGTGGTAAACACGAAAAATGGTATGCGCTTTACGAAGCAGCTGCGACTATTTTCTACACGCCAGGTTACGTAAATAAAGGCAAAACACACGTTCGTGATAACATCGACCTAAAACGTATGATGATTTTAGTGTGGATGGCGACGTTCCCTGCAATGTTTTTTGGTATGTTCAACATCGGCCATCAGGCTGCAGGTGCTTTAGCGCAAGGTTTTGAACTAGCAAATACATGGCAAGTTGGTCTGTTCCAATTATTCGGTGGTGAATTAACTGCTGACTCTGGTTGGGGCGCGAAAATGTTTTACGGTGCCTGCTTCTTCCTACCTATCTACGCAGTAACGTTTGCTGTAGGTGGTTTCTGGGAAGTACTATTTGCTTCAGTGCGTAAGCACGAAGTAAATGAAGGTTTCTTCGTAACATCTGTACTATTCGCACTAATCCTGCCTGCAACGATTCCTTTATGGCAAGTTGCACTAGGTATTACGTTTGGTGTTGTAATCGCTAAAGAAATCTTTGGTGGTACAGGTCGTAACTTCCTTAACCCTGCTCTTGCCGGTCGTGCGTTCTTATTCTTCGCATACCCAGCGCAAATTTCAGGTGACACAGTATGGACAGCCGTAGATTCATTCTCTGGTGCGACTATGCTAGGTCAAGCAGTGGTTGGTTCACTTGATTACAGCAACATGGAACTATGGTGGAATGCGTTCTACGGTTTCATTCAAGGTTCTGTAGGTGAAACGTCAACACTAGCACTATTAATCGGTGGTTTATTCCTAATTTATGTGCGTATCGCTTCTTGGCGTATCGTTCTAGGTGTATTCCTAGGTATGGTTGCAACGGCATTCTTACTAAATACAGTTGGTTCTGAAACTAACGCAGTATTTGCTATGCCTTGGCACTGGCACTTAGTTCTTGGTGGTTTTGCATTTGGTATGTTCTTCATGGCAACAGACCCAGTATCTGCATCATTCACAGACAAAGGTAAGTTCGCTTACGGTGCGTTAATCGGCTTTATGGTTGTAATGATCCGTGTTGTTAACCCGGCATTCCCAGAAGGTATGATGCTAGCAATCTTATTTGCTAACTTATTTGCACCATTATTCGATCACTTTGTAGTGCAAGCTAATATCAAGCGGAGGTTGGCACGTAATGTCTAG
- the nqrE gene encoding NADH:ubiquinone reductase (Na(+)-transporting) subunit E, with protein sequence MEHYISLFVKAVFIENLALAFFLGMCTFLAVSKKVTTSIGLGVAVIVVLGISVPVNNLVYHAVLAPGALEWLGYPEADLSFLRFLTFIGVIAALVQILEMALDKFFPALYNALGIFLPLITVNCAIFGAVSFMVERNYNFGESVVYGIGSGVGWALAITLLAGIREKMKYSDVPDGLRGLGITFITVGLMGLGFMSFSGISL encoded by the coding sequence GTGGAACATTATATTAGTTTATTTGTAAAAGCGGTTTTCATTGAAAACTTAGCTTTAGCCTTCTTCCTAGGTATGTGTACTTTCCTTGCTGTATCGAAGAAAGTAACAACATCAATCGGCCTAGGTGTGGCAGTTATCGTGGTACTAGGTATCTCAGTACCTGTAAATAACTTGGTTTATCATGCTGTTCTTGCACCAGGTGCATTAGAGTGGCTTGGCTACCCAGAGGCAGACCTTAGCTTCTTACGTTTCTTGACTTTCATCGGTGTTATTGCAGCACTTGTACAAATTCTTGAAATGGCATTAGATAAGTTCTTCCCTGCACTTTATAACGCGTTAGGTATCTTCTTACCATTGATCACAGTTAACTGTGCGATCTTCGGTGCGGTATCTTTCATGGTTGAGCGTAACTATAACTTCGGCGAGTCTGTTGTTTATGGTATCGGTTCAGGTGTGGGCTGGGCACTAGCAATTACTTTACTTGCTGGTATCCGTGAAAAAATGAAGTACTCAGACGTTCCTGATGGCTTACGTGGTTTAGGTATTACTTTCATCACTGTTGGTCTGATGGGTCTTGGCTTTATGTCATTCTCTGGTATTTCACTTTAA
- a CDS encoding Na(+)-translocating NADH-quinone reductase subunit A, whose protein sequence is MINIKKGLDLPIEGAPQQVIHDGSAVKRVAVLGEEYIGMRPTMHVRVDDQVKKGQVLFEDKKNPGVLFTAPASGVVKEINRGAKRVLQSVVIEVNGSEQITFDSFKADELSSLDREKVKEVLVQSGQWTALRARPFSRVAALDANPSSIFVTAIDTNPLAADPAVIIAENTQAFEAGLAVVSRLTDGKVFVCKQAGSQVPSSSIPQVEVHEFGGKHPAGLVGTHIHNLDPVSASKQVWHLGYQDVIAFGNLFLTGEIFTDRVVSLAGPRVKNPRLVKTQLGASLDDLVAGELEDGDNRVISGSVLSGAISQGPHAFLGRYHVQVSVLLEGREKELFGWIAPGANKFSVTRTFLSHLAPSRLFNMTTSTGGSKRAMVPIGSYERVMPLDILPTLLLRDLIARDLDGAISLGALELDEEDLALCTFVCPGKYEYGSILRDCLTTIEKEG, encoded by the coding sequence ATGATCAACATAAAAAAAGGTCTGGATTTACCGATAGAGGGCGCACCTCAGCAAGTTATTCATGATGGTTCTGCCGTCAAACGTGTAGCTGTGCTAGGTGAAGAATATATTGGTATGCGTCCAACCATGCATGTTCGCGTGGATGACCAAGTCAAAAAAGGCCAGGTACTTTTTGAAGACAAAAAGAACCCAGGCGTCTTATTTACTGCACCAGCTTCTGGGGTAGTAAAAGAAATTAATCGTGGTGCTAAACGTGTGCTGCAATCTGTTGTTATTGAAGTTAATGGCAGTGAGCAAATCACCTTTGACTCTTTCAAGGCCGACGAGCTTTCGAGCTTAGACCGTGAAAAAGTTAAAGAAGTACTAGTTCAGTCAGGTCAATGGACAGCACTTCGTGCTCGCCCATTTAGCAGAGTAGCTGCTTTGGATGCAAATCCTAGCTCTATCTTTGTTACGGCTATCGACACTAACCCGCTAGCTGCAGATCCTGCAGTAATCATTGCTGAGAATACTCAAGCATTTGAAGCTGGATTAGCTGTGGTATCTCGTTTAACTGACGGTAAAGTATTTGTTTGTAAACAAGCTGGTAGCCAAGTGCCTAGTTCATCAATCCCTCAAGTAGAAGTACATGAGTTTGGTGGCAAGCATCCGGCTGGTCTTGTTGGTACACACATTCATAACTTAGACCCAGTTTCTGCAAGCAAGCAGGTTTGGCACTTAGGTTACCAAGACGTAATTGCGTTTGGTAATTTATTCCTAACAGGTGAAATTTTCACAGACCGTGTAGTTTCTCTTGCAGGTCCTCGTGTTAAAAACCCACGCTTAGTGAAAACTCAGTTAGGTGCATCTTTAGATGATTTAGTTGCTGGCGAATTAGAAGACGGTGATAACCGTGTAATTTCTGGTTCTGTATTATCTGGCGCTATTTCTCAAGGTCCACACGCGTTCTTAGGTCGTTATCATGTTCAAGTATCTGTATTACTTGAAGGTCGCGAAAAAGAGCTGTTCGGTTGGATTGCACCAGGTGCTAACAAGTTCTCAGTAACACGTACCTTCTTATCTCACCTTGCTCCTAGCCGTCTATTTAACATGACGACTTCAACAGGTGGTTCGAAGCGTGCCATGGTTCCAATTGGTAGCTATGAGCGTGTTATGCCTTTAGACATCCTACCTACACTATTATTACGTGATCTAATCGCACGTGATCTTGATGGTGCAATTTCGTTAGGTGCGCTAGAGCTTGATGAAGAAGATTTAGCATTATGTACCTTCGTTTGTCCAGGTAAATACGAGTACGGTTCAATCCTACGCGATTGCTTGACTACGATCGAGAAGGAAGGCTAG
- a CDS encoding Na(+)-translocating NADH-quinone reductase subunit C: protein MSSNNESIGKTLTVVVALCLVCAIIVSFASVQLRPLQQANKTQDIQRNILAAAGIEVSGTVSDTFNSKIEARVVDMNTGEFVEGADPNSFDFEKTKFDQARSFALKAEGIKDIAGIQRMTKNSPVYISKKPDGSTDAIILPIQGYGLWGVMYGFLALESDGETVKNINFFKHNETPGLGGEIQNPQWTAKWQGKELPINIMKSGAKNEHQIDGLSGATLTSNGVDHTVDFWTGEHGFGPFLAKVREGALK from the coding sequence ATGTCTAGTAATAACGAATCAATCGGCAAAACGCTAACCGTTGTTGTTGCACTATGTTTAGTGTGTGCAATCATCGTATCGTTTGCTTCAGTTCAGCTTCGTCCTTTACAGCAAGCTAACAAAACACAAGATATTCAACGTAATATCTTAGCGGCTGCAGGCATTGAAGTATCAGGTACTGTGTCAGATACCTTTAACTCAAAAATTGAAGCTCGTGTTGTAGACATGAACACAGGTGAGTTTGTTGAAGGTGCTGATCCTAACTCATTTGACTTCGAGAAAACAAAATTCGACCAAGCTCGTAGCTTTGCGTTGAAAGCAGAAGGAATTAAAGACATCGCTGGTATTCAGCGTATGACAAAAAATTCACCTGTTTATATTTCGAAGAAACCTGATGGTTCTACAGATGCAATCATTCTACCAATCCAAGGTTATGGCCTTTGGGGTGTAATGTACGGCTTCTTAGCGCTTGAAAGCGATGGTGAAACAGTTAAAAACATCAACTTCTTCAAGCACAACGAAACGCCAGGTCTAGGTGGTGAAATCCAAAATCCACAATGGACTGCTAAATGGCAAGGTAAAGAGTTACCAATCAATATCATGAAGAGCGGTGCAAAGAATGAACATCAAATCGATGGTCTTTCTGGTGCAACATTAACTTCAAACGGTGTTGATCACACAGTTGACTTCTGGACTGGCGAGCATGGCTTTGGTCCATTCCTTGCGAAAGTACGTGAAGGAGCGTTGAAATAA
- a CDS encoding alpha-ketoglutarate-dependent dioxygenase AlkB, which produces MQQPNANPNHLPEGFYYQANALSAQKSLELFYYLQQHLNWQQPTIKVYGKSHVIPRLQCFIADPNVNYGYSGSQLIVEPWPEVLDAMRARLSKAMHIPFNALLVNLYRDGQDCMGWHSDDEKELGEQPTIASVSLGAERIFKIKHKHNNEQHSVVLQSGSCLIMNGFSQRDYQHSLPKQQKLKHPRINLTFRSIV; this is translated from the coding sequence ATGCAACAGCCAAACGCCAACCCTAATCATTTGCCTGAGGGGTTTTATTATCAAGCTAATGCATTAAGTGCACAAAAAAGCCTCGAGTTATTTTACTATCTACAGCAGCACCTAAATTGGCAGCAACCAACGATAAAGGTATATGGAAAAAGCCATGTGATCCCGCGTTTGCAATGCTTTATTGCTGATCCGAATGTTAACTATGGCTATTCAGGGTCACAGCTAATTGTTGAACCGTGGCCAGAGGTGCTTGATGCTATGCGTGCGCGTTTATCTAAAGCAATGCATATTCCATTTAATGCATTATTGGTAAATTTATACCGTGATGGGCAAGATTGTATGGGCTGGCATAGTGATGATGAGAAAGAACTTGGTGAGCAACCAACAATCGCTTCTGTATCACTAGGGGCCGAACGGATATTTAAAATAAAACATAAACACAATAATGAACAACATAGTGTTGTGCTGCAAAGTGGTAGTTGTTTAATTATGAATGGATTTAGCCAGCGAGATTACCAACATAGTTTACCAAAGCAGCAAAAACTTAAACACCCTCGAATTAACCTTACCTTTCGTTCAATCGTATAA
- a CDS encoding methyltransferase has protein sequence MTTQAQLGDNTYTLERFPLDQKNRSLQAWDSGDEYLVNYVQEHYPHANSILILNDSFGALACALNTLTVHSVNDSYIAHQATRYNLQANELSTESLTQLDSLAALPNQVDLVILKVPRNLGYLQHQLAAISAALPSDIDVIAAGKTKDIHNSTIKAFSQYIGETSTSLAVKKSRLVISKTSGLNKVAPYPVNWPLEGSEFEIQNHANVFSRDSLDIGARFFFNYLPQTSKTRSIIDLGCGNGVVGLMTLNRCPNAHITFVDESYMAVESAKLNVTHNLPEQLAQCEFVQNDCLTDFKPNSTDLVLCNPPFHQAQAVTDHIAWQMFKQAKQTLKQGGELRIIGNRHLDYHEKLKRMFGNCKLLGSNKKFVVLSATKNN, from the coding sequence ATGACCACCCAAGCACAGCTCGGTGATAACACCTATACCCTAGAACGCTTTCCGTTAGATCAAAAAAATCGCAGTCTTCAAGCGTGGGACTCAGGCGATGAGTACCTTGTCAATTATGTACAAGAGCACTATCCACATGCAAATTCAATCCTAATACTCAATGACAGCTTTGGCGCGTTAGCCTGTGCTTTAAATACATTAACAGTTCATTCAGTTAACGACTCGTATATTGCCCACCAAGCTACTCGTTATAATTTACAAGCCAATGAGCTATCAACAGAATCTTTAACACAATTGGACTCATTAGCAGCGTTACCTAATCAGGTTGATTTAGTGATTTTAAAAGTGCCACGCAATTTAGGCTATCTTCAGCATCAACTTGCTGCAATTAGTGCAGCTTTGCCTAGTGACATCGATGTTATTGCTGCTGGTAAAACGAAAGATATCCATAATTCAACCATCAAAGCCTTTAGCCAGTATATTGGTGAAACATCGACGAGTTTAGCGGTAAAAAAATCTCGTTTAGTCATCAGTAAAACCAGTGGTCTTAATAAAGTAGCTCCCTACCCTGTTAACTGGCCTCTAGAAGGTAGTGAATTTGAAATACAAAACCATGCAAATGTTTTTTCACGAGATTCATTAGATATTGGCGCGCGTTTTTTCTTTAACTATTTACCGCAAACAAGCAAAACACGCAGTATCATTGATTTAGGCTGTGGTAACGGTGTTGTTGGCTTGATGACCTTAAATCGTTGCCCTAACGCCCATATAACGTTCGTTGATGAGTCGTATATGGCCGTTGAATCAGCTAAATTAAACGTCACTCACAATTTACCAGAGCAATTAGCGCAGTGTGAATTTGTCCAAAACGACTGTTTAACCGATTTTAAGCCGAATAGTACTGACCTTGTATTATGTAACCCACCATTCCACCAAGCACAAGCCGTCACGGATCACATTGCTTGGCAAATGTTTAAACAGGCAAAACAAACATTAAAACAAGGCGGTGAATTAAGAATAATTGGTAATCGTCACCTTGACTACCATGAAAAATTAAAACGCATGTTCGGCAATTGTAAGTTACTTGGGTCAAACAAGAAGTTTGTAGTACTGAGTGCTACAAAAAATAATTAA
- a CDS encoding trans-2-enoyl-CoA reductase family protein — MVIKPKIRGFICTNAHPVGCAEHVQEQINYVKAQGPLSNAPKNVLVIGASTGYGLASRITAAFGGGAKTLGIFFEKEGSERKTGSAGWYNTAAFQAAAEEAGLWSKNINGDAFSNEIKQKAIDTIKADLGKIDLVIYSLASPRRTDPNTGETYSSTLKPIGSDITTKNLNTSKRVIDEVTVEAASQEDIDNTIKVMGGEDWEMWIDALKEADVLADNFKTTAYTYIGKELTWPIYGHATIGKAKEDLDRATQAIKESTKDLNGEAYVSSLNAVVTQASSAIPIMPLYISALFKVMKADGTYEGTIEQIHSLFTENLYGETPRFDEGGHLFQNYKELGDDVQARVQHVWDTVDTDTIDELTDYVGYHNEFLRLFGFGIDSVDYEQDVNPDVAISQLID, encoded by the coding sequence ATGGTCATTAAGCCGAAAATTCGTGGATTTATCTGCACTAACGCGCATCCAGTAGGGTGTGCTGAGCACGTACAAGAACAAATTAATTATGTGAAAGCGCAAGGACCACTAAGCAATGCACCTAAAAATGTATTAGTGATTGGTGCGTCTACAGGTTACGGCCTAGCATCACGTATCACAGCTGCATTTGGTGGCGGTGCTAAAACGCTAGGTATTTTCTTTGAAAAAGAAGGTAGCGAACGCAAAACAGGTTCTGCAGGTTGGTACAACACTGCGGCATTCCAAGCAGCTGCTGAAGAAGCCGGTTTATGGTCTAAGAATATCAATGGTGATGCGTTTTCTAACGAAATTAAGCAAAAAGCAATTGATACAATCAAAGCTGATTTAGGTAAAATTGATTTAGTTATCTACAGCCTTGCGTCACCTCGTCGTACTGATCCAAATACAGGTGAAACTTACTCATCAACACTTAAGCCAATCGGCTCTGATATCACAACGAAGAACTTAAATACTTCAAAGCGCGTGATTGATGAAGTAACCGTTGAAGCGGCAAGCCAAGAAGACATCGACAATACAATTAAAGTAATGGGCGGTGAAGATTGGGAAATGTGGATTGACGCGCTTAAAGAAGCAGATGTTCTTGCTGATAATTTTAAAACAACAGCTTACACTTATATCGGTAAAGAGTTAACATGGCCAATTTACGGTCATGCGACAATTGGTAAAGCGAAAGAAGATCTTGACCGTGCAACACAAGCAATCAAAGAGTCTACAAAAGACTTAAATGGCGAAGCGTATGTTTCTTCATTAAATGCGGTTGTGACACAAGCAAGCTCAGCAATTCCAATTATGCCTTTATATATCTCTGCTTTATTCAAAGTAATGAAAGCAGACGGCACATACGAAGGTACCATTGAGCAAATTCATTCGCTATTTACTGAGAACCTTTACGGTGAAACGCCACGTTTTGACGAAGGTGGTCATTTATTCCAAAACTACAAAGAGTTAGGAGATGATGTTCAAGCTCGTGTACAACATGTTTGGGATACAGTAGATACAGATACAATCGACGAATTAACGGATTACGTGGGTTACCACAATGAGTTTTTACGTTTATTCGGTTTTGGTATCGACAGTGTAGATTACGAGCAAGATGTGAATCCTGATGTTGCGATTTCACAACTAATCGATTAA